The Candidatus Poribacteria bacterium genome includes a region encoding these proteins:
- a CDS encoding aldo/keto reductase, translated as MKPISIQDCQHLISPLIIGPHCVSKAHDDKDFDDFVELGGNCFYIHGEGGETQTRKNVASWIKRLGIRDDLVLFFQICHGHDEVTSMLAESRFSPKSVSDDIEENLNLLEIDYLDLVVLGGDNENIPATEIIDVLEGEKARGRIFAYGPFNWSPARIQEAQDHAESNGLVGFSFVNTTELSLATPTSAVWEGYTPFDASMKGLVTQKQLPVLAWTSDFNQSFFIPREINRDSVPEDRRLNRWYTDENFAIRERATALGAKYNLNVRQINVAYLLNQDFPTAVMFYQDHDPDAQEYFAAINSAIRRQELQELWPKT; from the coding sequence GCCAACACTTGATCTCTCCCCTGATTATTGGTCCGCATTGTGTAAGTAAAGCCCATGATGATAAAGATTTCGATGATTTTGTGGAATTGGGCGGCAATTGCTTCTATATACATGGCGAAGGAGGCGAGACACAGACTCGCAAGAATGTCGCCTCTTGGATAAAACGTCTTGGCATCAGAGACGACCTCGTCCTCTTTTTTCAAATCTGCCACGGACACGATGAGGTCACATCGATGCTGGCAGAAAGTCGGTTCTCCCCCAAATCGGTCTCCGACGATATCGAAGAGAATCTTAACCTTCTGGAAATCGACTATCTCGATCTTGTCGTGCTAGGCGGAGATAACGAGAATATTCCAGCAACCGAAATCATTGACGTACTGGAGGGAGAGAAGGCGCGAGGTAGGATTTTTGCCTACGGTCCATTCAATTGGTCGCCTGCGAGGATTCAAGAAGCTCAGGACCACGCAGAAAGTAACGGACTCGTTGGGTTCTCTTTCGTTAATACGACGGAGCTATCGCTCGCAACTCCTACGTCGGCAGTATGGGAGGGTTACACCCCCTTCGACGCCTCAATGAAGGGGCTGGTGACACAGAAACAGCTGCCAGTCCTAGCGTGGACTTCTGATTTCAACCAATCGTTCTTCATTCCAAGAGAGATTAACCGAGATTCTGTGCCGGAAGACCGCCGATTGAACCGCTGGTATACCGATGAAAATTTTGCGATTCGGGAAAGAGCAACCGCGCTCGGAGCAAAGTACAACCTGAATGTGCGCCAGATAAATGTGGCTTACCTCCTGAACCAGGATTTTCCAACAGCGGTTATGTTTTATCAAGACCATGATCCAGATGCACAGGAGTACTTCGCGGCTATCAACAGTGCTATTAGAAGACAGGAACTTCAGGAA